In one Sporomusa sphaeroides DSM 2875 genomic region, the following are encoded:
- a CDS encoding NAD(P)H-hydrate dehydratase translates to MRVATASEMREIDNIAIDEYGIPGTVLMENAGVAVIRRLESIWESLAERKFCVLAGKGNNGGDGYVIARHLANQGAKVKVFLLGEKAGISGDARINLDIIDKMGLDIIEIVSERDWDKVKVAAAFSDCLVDALLGTGFRGEVGGDMAHIIDIMNAAGKLVIAVDIPSGVEADTGRICGKAVQAAYTVTFGLPKPGLFLYPGAECAGEITVADIGIPTAVVSRQNIKQNIIMAGMVRAILPRRSPAAHKGTSGRTLVIAGSRDLSGAAAMAAEGALRAGAGLVTLSAPASLQNLLAMKLTEVMTKPLAETATGGICREAVGEMLQLASGSDVVAIGPGLGRHEETASAVRETITTAQCPLVIDADALYALAGYTNLLNECAALPVLTPHPGEMARLTKLDVEAVNADRVGVARQAAGEWGCIIVLKGARTVVAFPDGEIYINTTGNAGMATGGTGDVLTGVIAGLIAQGMSSHDAAVAGVYVHGLAGDVAAQGGMVGMTAMDLLKAVPAALYGITGC, encoded by the coding sequence ATGAGAGTGGCAACAGCAAGTGAGATGCGGGAAATTGACAATATTGCAATTGATGAATATGGCATTCCTGGTACGGTATTAATGGAAAATGCCGGGGTGGCGGTAATCCGGCGGCTGGAGTCCATTTGGGAATCGCTCGCCGAACGGAAATTTTGTGTGTTAGCCGGCAAAGGCAATAACGGCGGTGATGGGTATGTAATTGCCAGACACCTTGCCAACCAGGGGGCCAAAGTTAAAGTATTTCTGTTAGGTGAAAAAGCAGGCATAAGCGGTGATGCCCGGATTAATCTTGACATCATTGATAAAATGGGTCTGGATATTATCGAGATTGTCAGTGAACGCGATTGGGATAAGGTGAAAGTGGCGGCTGCTTTTTCCGACTGTTTGGTGGACGCTCTTTTGGGCACCGGATTTCGCGGTGAAGTCGGCGGCGATATGGCCCATATAATTGATATCATGAATGCTGCCGGCAAGCTGGTTATTGCGGTAGATATTCCGTCCGGTGTAGAAGCCGATACCGGCCGCATTTGCGGCAAAGCCGTACAAGCCGCCTATACGGTTACCTTTGGCTTGCCAAAACCCGGCCTGTTTTTATATCCCGGGGCCGAATGTGCCGGTGAAATCACAGTAGCAGATATCGGCATACCTACAGCCGTTGTCAGCAGGCAAAATATAAAGCAGAATATCATTATGGCAGGTATGGTTCGGGCAATCCTGCCCAGGCGCAGTCCGGCCGCGCACAAAGGTACAAGCGGCCGGACGCTGGTCATAGCCGGCTCGCGTGATCTTAGCGGCGCCGCTGCCATGGCTGCCGAAGGCGCGCTTAGAGCCGGGGCAGGCTTAGTTACACTGAGCGCTCCGGCCAGCTTGCAAAATCTACTGGCGATGAAGCTTACCGAAGTAATGACCAAGCCGCTGGCTGAAACCGCAACCGGAGGGATTTGCCGGGAGGCTGTCGGTGAAATGCTGCAGCTGGCCTCAGGCAGTGATGTAGTGGCCATCGGTCCCGGACTTGGCCGGCATGAGGAAACTGCGTCAGCGGTGCGCGAGACAATTACCACAGCCCAGTGCCCGCTGGTTATTGATGCTGATGCACTATATGCGCTTGCAGGCTATACGAATCTGCTTAATGAATGTGCGGCCTTGCCGGTACTGACGCCACATCCGGGTGAGATGGCACGGTTGACCAAGCTTGACGTAGAGGCTGTTAATGCTGACCGTGTGGGAGTCGCCCGGCAGGCAGCCGGAGAATGGGGCTGCATTATCGTATTAAAAGGCGCCCGGACGGTAGTTGCTTTTCCTGATGGAGAAATATATATTAATACCACAGGCAATGCCGGTATGGCCACCGGTGGCACAGGTGATGTACTTACCGGTGTTATCGCCGGTTTGATTGCTCAGGGGATGTCCAGTCATGATGCGGCGGTGGCCGGTGTATATGTTCATGGTTTGGCTGGCGATGTTGCTGCTCAGGGCGGTATGGTCGGCATGACGGCTATGGATCTTCTTAAAGCAGTTCCGGCTGCTTTATACGGCATAACTGGCTGTTAA
- a CDS encoding CopG family ribbon-helix-helix protein, with amino-acid sequence MAELRRIMISIPNALLQEVDGIIAMDKLSRSQFVREAMRLYIEDRKRKAVRDMMKKGYQEMAVINLTLAEEGLLADVDTFELMPGLLAERE; translated from the coding sequence GTGGCAGAATTGCGGCGAATTATGATTAGCATTCCGAATGCATTGCTGCAGGAAGTGGACGGCATTATAGCTATGGACAAATTGAGCAGAAGTCAGTTTGTCAGGGAGGCCATGCGGCTTTATATAGAAGATCGTAAGCGTAAAGCAGTACGCGATATGATGAAAAAAGGGTATCAGGAAATGGCCGTTATTAACCTGACTTTAGCAGAAGAAGGCTTGCTGGCCGATGTCGATACATTTGAACTGATGCCAGGCTTGCTGGCGGAGCGTGAATAG
- a CDS encoding type II toxin-antitoxin system PemK/MazF family toxin, whose amino-acid sequence MIVKRGDIYYANLSPVVGSEQGGHRPVLVIQNDVGNKYSPTVIVAAITSQISKAKLPTHVEVNAKQYNLEKDSVVLLEQLRTIDKRRLRDKVTHLSEEIMGKVDEAIRISIGLVQL is encoded by the coding sequence ATGATTGTTAAACGCGGGGACATATATTACGCTAATTTAAGTCCTGTGGTAGGTTCCGAGCAAGGCGGCCACCGGCCGGTGCTAGTCATTCAAAATGATGTCGGCAACAAATATAGTCCGACAGTTATTGTCGCAGCCATTACTTCACAAATTTCCAAGGCCAAGCTGCCTACCCACGTGGAAGTAAATGCAAAACAGTACAATCTTGAAAAAGACTCGGTTGTTCTTTTGGAACAATTGCGCACAATTGATAAACGGCGTCTGCGGGATAAAGTAACACATTTGAGCGAAGAGATAATGGGCAAAGTGGACGAAGCCATCCGGATAAGCATTGGCTTGGTTCAACTGTAG
- a CDS encoding ComEC/Rec2 family competence protein produces the protein MNRIGKWSWLVIVVTVFSLAFMAGCGGVNITVRPEASMAAGAASSAPLTVKVLDVGQGDAILIRSKEQVTLIDTGDVPARDKLVSMLKSQGIDTIDKLIITHPHADHLGGAAALFDNFTIKQIYDSGQKHTSNLYKQYLTRIQKNKIPFTVVAAGMTIDLGNETILKVLAPEKPFFKGTDSDLNNNSIVVKLMYRDFSMMLTGDAEQEAEARLLANDAAGLKSTVLKSGHHGSKTSSSTPFLQAVSPEAALISAGLNNEYHHPHPSVLKKYSGQKIKVYRTDLDGTLTVITDGKTYTITKER, from the coding sequence ATGAATCGAATTGGCAAATGGTCATGGCTGGTTATAGTTGTGACTGTTTTTTCATTGGCTTTTATGGCCGGTTGCGGCGGGGTGAACATAACTGTCCGGCCTGAGGCCAGCATGGCAGCCGGCGCGGCCTCGAGTGCGCCGCTTACCGTTAAGGTGCTTGACGTGGGGCAAGGGGATGCCATTCTCATTCGCTCCAAGGAACAGGTAACGCTGATTGATACCGGTGATGTCCCGGCCAGGGATAAGCTTGTCAGTATGTTAAAGAGTCAGGGAATCGATACCATTGATAAGCTTATTATCACCCACCCGCATGCCGATCATCTTGGCGGTGCGGCAGCTTTATTCGACAATTTTACTATCAAACAGATATATGACAGCGGCCAAAAACATACATCCAATCTATATAAGCAATACCTGACCCGAATTCAAAAAAATAAAATTCCGTTTACGGTAGTTGCTGCAGGGATGACCATTGATTTGGGCAATGAAACAATTCTCAAGGTGTTGGCACCGGAAAAACCATTTTTTAAGGGCACTGATTCTGATTTAAATAATAATTCCATTGTTGTCAAGCTGATGTATCGCGACTTTTCCATGATGCTGACAGGGGACGCGGAGCAAGAAGCCGAAGCAAGGCTGCTGGCCAATGATGCCGCCGGCCTTAAAAGTACAGTACTGAAGAGCGGTCATCACGGCAGCAAGACATCTTCCTCTACGCCTTTTTTGCAGGCAGTCAGCCCTGAAGCGGCCTTGATCTCGGCAGGGCTCAACAATGAGTACCATCATCCGCACCCGTCAGTTTTAAAGAAATACAGCGGACAGAAAATAAAAGTATACCGTACTGATTTGGATGGCACACTGACTGTTATAACTGATGGCAAAACGTATACAATTACTAAGGAGCGATAA
- a CDS encoding DUF3006 domain-containing protein has translation MEMKAVIDRFEGKKAVLLVGEQEISVVWPRELLPKCEEGDILAIQMAVDRVATEQARAEIDDLFEQIMQQNTEPDSK, from the coding sequence ATGGAAATGAAAGCTGTAATTGACAGATTTGAAGGAAAAAAGGCTGTACTCTTAGTAGGGGAACAAGAAATCAGTGTAGTTTGGCCCAGGGAATTATTGCCGAAATGTGAGGAGGGCGATATTTTAGCAATACAAATGGCTGTCGACAGGGTTGCCACTGAGCAGGCCAGGGCGGAAATCGATGATTTGTTTGAACAAATTATGCAACAGAATACTGAGCCGGACAGCAAATAA
- a CDS encoding N-acetylmuramoyl-L-alanine amidase family protein, protein MRKIVLCFVLAMFMLSWSGVQAATTSVSGAKPTADLPRIASAQTAGEPSAGRLAELSQVRWANHIDAATGITTMRLVMDVSSPVTASSTVVDGSTPRLVLTIKGMLPGKSVTDLTFDGKVAKKVAFDASGQDTKVVIDLPQLLEDTDYKVSTLPSDAEAQRPFRVVVDIKQPAPPKTAPAVPALKKTGTKSNSRTIELSQVRWANHKDAVTGTNSLRLVMDVSAPVKASSVIVSTPTPRLVLTVKGTTPGKAVKNLTFDGKIVEKIAFDVSGQDTEVVFDLPHMLEDADYKVSTLPSDAKAKRPFRVVVDIKQPEPLPDFSFTPGLKNKLIVLDPGHGGSDPGAVGPSQYYEKTATLAVAQNVKQLLEKAGAKVIMTRQDDRDVYGSNATDVDELKARTTVANNRKADVFVSIHANSFTDRAVGGTSTYYYQKTLYDSMLARSLQTSMIEAGGLQDRRANPANFYVIKRTRMPAALVELAFISNPQEEKLLRSPEFQQKMSQGIVRGLERFFEQAAKLN, encoded by the coding sequence TTGCGAAAAATAGTGTTGTGTTTTGTGTTGGCTATGTTTATGCTGTCTTGGTCAGGCGTGCAGGCTGCGACGACTTCTGTGTCGGGGGCCAAGCCGACAGCTGATTTGCCCAGGATTGCTTCGGCGCAAACAGCTGGAGAACCAAGTGCCGGCCGTTTGGCTGAACTGAGCCAAGTCAGATGGGCAAACCACATTGATGCTGCGACCGGCATAACTACTATGCGGTTGGTTATGGATGTATCCAGCCCGGTGACAGCCAGCAGTACTGTTGTTGACGGCTCTACGCCGCGGCTGGTGCTGACCATCAAAGGGATGCTGCCGGGAAAATCGGTAACAGATCTTACCTTTGATGGCAAAGTGGCTAAAAAGGTTGCTTTTGATGCCAGCGGTCAGGATACCAAAGTAGTTATTGATTTGCCGCAGCTGCTCGAAGATACGGATTACAAGGTGAGTACCCTGCCCAGCGATGCTGAGGCCCAGCGGCCGTTTAGGGTTGTTGTCGACATTAAACAGCCAGCGCCGCCGAAAACTGCTCCTGCGGTTCCTGCCCTGAAAAAGACAGGAACGAAAAGCAATAGCCGTACTATTGAACTGAGCCAAGTCAGGTGGGCCAACCATAAGGATGCCGTGACCGGAACAAATAGTTTGCGATTAGTCATGGATGTATCCGCGCCGGTGAAGGCCAGCAGTGTAATTGTTTCGACTCCTACACCGCGGCTTGTGCTGACAGTCAAAGGGACGACACCGGGAAAAGCAGTGAAGAATCTTACTTTTGATGGGAAAATTGTTGAAAAGATTGCTTTCGATGTTAGCGGTCAGGATACCGAAGTTGTTTTTGATTTGCCGCATATGCTCGAGGATGCCGACTACAAGGTGAGCACCCTGCCCAGTGATGCTAAGGCCAAACGGCCGTTTAGGGTTGTTGTTGATATTAAGCAGCCGGAGCCTTTGCCCGATTTTTCCTTTACTCCCGGGCTGAAGAATAAACTGATTGTCCTTGACCCGGGGCACGGGGGCAGCGATCCCGGTGCTGTTGGTCCAAGTCAGTATTATGAAAAAACGGCGACTCTTGCAGTTGCTCAGAATGTAAAGCAACTGCTGGAGAAAGCGGGCGCTAAAGTTATCATGACCCGTCAGGATGACCGCGATGTATACGGTTCTAACGCTACCGATGTTGATGAGCTTAAAGCCCGCACGACAGTGGCCAATAACCGTAAGGCAGATGTATTTGTCAGTATTCACGCCAACTCCTTTACCGATCGTGCGGTAGGGGGCACGTCCACTTACTACTATCAGAAGACCCTGTATGATTCCATGCTGGCACGCTCTTTGCAAACAAGCATGATTGAAGCAGGCGGACTGCAGGACAGGCGGGCCAATCCGGCGAATTTCTATGTAATTAAGCGGACGCGCATGCCGGCAGCGCTTGTAGAGTTGGCTTTTATCTCCAATCCCCAGGAAGAAAAACTTCTACGCTCACCCGAGTTTCAGCAAAAAATGTCTCAGGGAATAGTGCGGGGCCTGGAACGGTTTTTTGAACAGGCCGCTAAGCTAAACTAA
- a CDS encoding GerMN domain-containing protein produces MRNKLTLLLAALLLTVTFLLAGCDGATPAPGQSGTAIPPKAAEQPSPAGTAPNSESTMQLTVYHATKDAMYLVPEIHKVPVNSHPARTAIELLLAGTKNTELVGVMPAGVKLKNVKVKEHIAYVDFDDTLIKNNKGGSAGEILLVGAIVNTLTEFPDIQKVQILVGGKKVETIAGHIDVSEPLSRSEQIIKK; encoded by the coding sequence ATGCGAAATAAACTTACATTATTGCTGGCTGCGCTTTTGCTGACAGTGACTTTCTTACTTGCCGGTTGTGATGGTGCAACTCCTGCTCCGGGGCAAAGTGGGACTGCTATACCGCCTAAAGCGGCTGAACAACCGTCGCCGGCAGGCACTGCTCCTAATTCAGAAAGCACTATGCAGCTTACGGTGTACCATGCTACCAAAGATGCCATGTATCTGGTGCCGGAAATCCATAAGGTGCCTGTTAACAGCCATCCTGCCAGGACTGCTATTGAGCTGCTGCTGGCGGGAACCAAAAACACCGAACTTGTTGGCGTTATGCCAGCAGGGGTTAAGCTGAAAAATGTGAAAGTCAAAGAACATATTGCCTATGTTGATTTTGATGATACATTGATTAAGAACAACAAGGGTGGTTCGGCAGGAGAAATTTTGCTGGTGGGGGCTATTGTTAATACCCTTACTGAATTCCCCGATATTCAAAAGGTGCAGATTCTGGTCGGGGGAAAAAAGGTCGAGACTATAGCCGGTCATATTGATGTCAGTGAACCGCTCAGCCGGTCAGAACAGATTATTAAAAAATAA
- the thiL gene encoding thiamine-phosphate kinase — protein sequence MDKLNELGEFGLIDLIKQDTIHDHGSVVVGIGDDAAALLPTPRQLLLLTTDMLVESVHFDLATTTPWQLGYKSIAVNISDIAAMGGVPRHAVVSIALPPATSPDFVVNLYKGMKEICREFSVNIVGGDTVSSPHGLVINVMVSGEVEPANLVRRSGAQPGDIVAVTGYLGNSAAGLALLAAGEWEDYNFAWPLVTTHLTPRPQVKAGQLLAGFGATSMDDISDGLASEAHEIAKASKVGIKLYAGQIPLAAELKEAADKLGKPALDYALYGGEDFQLVFTMEPGQYEAFKQAYPDITIFRVGEVVEDGQGVTLVDETGKVHALEAGGYNHFRQEEQNVLLDFNSDGPEETYRLGQEVAKALKPGDVLCLSGELGAGKTLLSQGIAAGLNVADAVSSPTFTVLNVYEGMIGDRQVSVYHFDLYRLEHPDELADIGFDHYVESGGIAIIEWPEKFAEFLPAEHLWLTLTPGHDASERIICLAPKGKRYRELCEELK from the coding sequence ATGGACAAACTTAACGAGCTAGGAGAATTTGGGCTGATTGATCTAATTAAACAAGATACAATTCATGACCATGGCAGTGTGGTGGTTGGTATTGGTGATGACGCTGCCGCGCTTTTACCGACACCCAGACAGCTGCTGTTGCTTACCACAGATATGCTGGTTGAATCGGTACATTTTGATTTAGCAACCACAACTCCCTGGCAGCTTGGCTATAAATCCATTGCTGTAAATATAAGTGATATCGCCGCTATGGGCGGTGTTCCCCGTCATGCAGTGGTGTCTATCGCGTTGCCGCCTGCTACCTCACCGGATTTTGTTGTCAATTTATATAAAGGCATGAAAGAAATCTGCCGTGAGTTTTCTGTTAACATTGTCGGTGGCGATACGGTTTCCAGTCCGCACGGGCTTGTGATCAATGTAATGGTGTCCGGTGAAGTCGAACCTGCCAATTTGGTGCGCCGCTCCGGTGCTCAGCCGGGGGATATTGTGGCCGTAACCGGATATCTGGGCAATTCTGCGGCAGGTTTGGCGCTGCTTGCCGCCGGTGAATGGGAAGATTATAATTTTGCCTGGCCTTTAGTGACGACTCATTTAACACCCCGGCCACAGGTCAAAGCCGGGCAGTTACTGGCCGGATTCGGTGCTACCAGTATGGATGATATCAGTGACGGATTAGCCAGTGAAGCCCACGAAATAGCCAAGGCCAGCAAGGTTGGGATAAAGCTGTATGCCGGTCAAATTCCGCTGGCCGCCGAGCTAAAAGAGGCGGCAGATAAACTGGGCAAACCGGCCCTGGATTATGCGCTGTATGGCGGTGAAGATTTTCAGCTTGTATTTACTATGGAGCCGGGACAATATGAGGCTTTCAAGCAGGCCTATCCGGATATAACTATCTTCAGGGTGGGGGAGGTTGTCGAGGACGGCCAGGGAGTGACGCTTGTTGATGAAACAGGAAAAGTACACGCGCTTGAGGCCGGAGGGTACAACCATTTCCGTCAGGAGGAGCAAAACGTTTTGTTAGATTTTAACAGCGATGGACCGGAAGAGACATATCGTTTGGGGCAAGAGGTTGCCAAAGCGCTGAAGCCGGGGGATGTGCTATGCCTGTCCGGCGAGCTTGGTGCCGGCAAGACCTTGTTAAGTCAGGGGATTGCCGCAGGTCTTAATGTGGCTGATGCTGTTTCCAGCCCGACCTTTACTGTGCTTAATGTTTATGAAGGAATGATCGGTGACAGGCAAGTCTCTGTCTATCATTTTGATCTGTACAGGCTTGAACATCCGGACGAACTTGCCGATATTGGTTTTGACCACTATGTAGAGTCCGGGGGGATTGCCATTATTGAATGGCCGGAGAAATTTGCCGAGTTTTTGCCTGCCGAGCACTTGTGGCTGACCCTAACGCCTGGTCATGATGCAAGTGAGCGGATTATTTGCCTTGCCCCGAAAGGGAAACGGTATAGAGAGCTTTGTGAGGAGTTGAAATAG
- the tsaB gene encoding tRNA (adenosine(37)-N6)-threonylcarbamoyltransferase complex dimerization subunit type 1 TsaB translates to MPILAIDTATLVSSVAIATTDTLVAELTIQTRKTHSERLMPHIASLLTMAEMPQTSLKAVAVSIGPGSFTGLRIGLATAKAFAYALKIPLIGVPTLAALAFACPAPGALLAPMLDAQKGNVYVGLYEWQDNTIVEVQPPQVKAFAEAQTEIAKLGRPVLLLGEAAVMYRENIPNPAPAHVVMPRAGSIAVMAQQLYAQGVRHDVASLEPLYIRRSEAEELWERRQSRGCQSG, encoded by the coding sequence TTGCCTATTCTTGCTATCGATACAGCCACCCTTGTGTCCAGCGTGGCGATTGCCACCACAGACACGTTGGTGGCTGAACTTACTATTCAGACCCGGAAAACCCACTCGGAACGACTGATGCCGCATATTGCCAGCCTGCTTACTATGGCTGAAATGCCGCAGACCAGCCTGAAAGCAGTTGCTGTCAGTATCGGGCCAGGCTCTTTTACCGGTCTCAGGATTGGCTTGGCAACCGCCAAAGCGTTTGCCTATGCGCTCAAAATCCCCTTAATCGGTGTGCCCACTCTGGCGGCGCTGGCTTTTGCCTGCCCGGCTCCGGGGGCGCTTTTGGCCCCCATGCTGGATGCACAAAAGGGAAATGTGTATGTAGGCCTGTATGAATGGCAGGATAATACTATTGTGGAAGTGCAGCCACCGCAAGTGAAGGCTTTTGCCGAGGCGCAGACAGAAATCGCTAAGCTGGGCCGGCCTGTCTTATTGTTAGGTGAGGCGGCAGTTATGTATAGAGAGAATATTCCTAATCCCGCACCAGCGCATGTGGTAATGCCGCGTGCCGGCAGTATTGCGGTTATGGCTCAGCAGCTATATGCCCAGGGTGTACGGCATGATGTGGCGAGTCTGGAGCCGCTTTATATCAGACGTTCAGAAGCCGAAGAATTGTGGGAGCGGCGGCAGTCCCGGGGGTGCCAGAGTGGCTGA
- the rimI gene encoding ribosomal protein S18-alanine N-acetyltransferase: protein MAEISIRRMQTADIDAVLAVENQAFATPWSRAAFESELNDNDLSHYLVVLDGSHIIGYAGFWLVVDEAHVTNVAILPEYRGRKIGSLLLEHMILAAKLLGAVSMTLEVRPSNTPARRLYEARGFVEQGIRPNYYAELGEDALIMWLDKL, encoded by the coding sequence GTGGCTGAGATAAGTATCCGGCGTATGCAGACTGCGGATATTGATGCAGTGCTGGCAGTGGAGAATCAGGCCTTTGCTACGCCATGGTCACGGGCTGCCTTTGAATCAGAGCTCAATGACAATGATTTGTCTCATTACCTGGTGGTTTTGGACGGCAGCCATATTATCGGCTATGCCGGCTTCTGGCTTGTCGTTGATGAAGCGCATGTTACTAATGTTGCGATTTTGCCTGAATATCGCGGCCGTAAAATCGGTTCACTGCTTTTGGAACATATGATTCTTGCCGCCAAACTATTGGGAGCCGTCAGCATGACCCTGGAGGTCCGGCCTTCCAACACACCGGCCCGCAGGTTATATGAGGCCCGTGGCTTTGTTGAACAGGGGATTCGCCCTAATTATTATGCCGAACTGGGAGAAGATGCGCTCATCATGTGGCTGGATAAACTATGA
- a CDS encoding alpha/beta-type small acid-soluble spore protein codes for MARSNKPVNPGAENALDRMKMEVANELGISERVRSQGWSTMTSADCGRVGGHMVRKMIEQYESTLQ; via the coding sequence ATGGCACGCTCGAATAAGCCTGTAAACCCGGGAGCTGAAAACGCTCTTGACCGCATGAAAATGGAAGTAGCTAACGAATTGGGTATTTCTGAGCGGGTTCGTAGCCAGGGTTGGTCTACTATGACTTCTGCCGACTGCGGTCGCGTAGGTGGTCACATGGTTCGTAAAATGATCGAGCAGTATGAATCTACTCTCCAATAA
- the tsaD gene encoding tRNA (adenosine(37)-N6)-threonylcarbamoyltransferase complex transferase subunit TsaD, with protein MTQSLTLALETSCDETSAAVVANGRTILANIISSQVPTHQKFGGVVPEIASRKHIENVIPVIEQALSEAGTTLADIDAIGVTYGPGLVGALLVGVATAKTLAFALNKPLIGVNHLEGHIFANFLAHKELQPPFVALVVSGGHTSLIHLKDYNELVLLGQTRDDAAGEAFDKIARVMNFPYPGGPHIDNAAKQGNPQAIAFPRAFAVQEGENKFAFSFSGLKSAVLNYLNSAKQREETVSIPDVAASFQAAVVDVLVMKTIMAAEQVGVDQIVLAGGVAANSSLQTEMTARTTERGFKLFYPPAVLCTDNAAMIACRAYYQYLAKDFADLHLNAVPSLKLGCR; from the coding sequence ATGACGCAAAGTTTAACTTTGGCTTTAGAAACAAGCTGTGATGAAACATCGGCCGCGGTTGTCGCGAACGGGCGGACAATTTTAGCCAATATTATTTCTTCCCAGGTACCGACACATCAAAAATTTGGTGGCGTTGTTCCCGAAATTGCATCCCGCAAACATATCGAAAATGTTATTCCTGTTATTGAGCAAGCTTTGTCTGAAGCGGGAACGACGCTTGCCGATATCGACGCCATTGGCGTTACCTATGGGCCGGGATTAGTCGGTGCGCTGCTTGTTGGTGTAGCAACTGCCAAAACTCTGGCGTTTGCCCTTAACAAGCCGTTGATTGGCGTAAACCACCTGGAAGGCCACATTTTCGCTAATTTCCTGGCCCATAAAGAGTTACAGCCGCCTTTCGTAGCGCTGGTAGTATCAGGCGGTCATACTTCCCTTATTCACCTTAAGGATTATAATGAGCTTGTGCTGCTGGGGCAGACCCGCGATGATGCCGCCGGTGAGGCTTTTGATAAAATTGCCAGGGTAATGAATTTTCCTTATCCGGGCGGTCCGCATATTGATAATGCCGCGAAGCAAGGTAATCCCCAGGCGATTGCCTTTCCCCGTGCTTTTGCCGTGCAGGAAGGCGAAAATAAGTTTGCCTTTAGCTTTAGCGGCTTAAAATCCGCGGTGTTAAATTACTTAAACAGCGCCAAACAGCGAGAGGAAACAGTCAGTATTCCTGATGTCGCTGCCAGCTTTCAGGCGGCTGTGGTTGATGTGCTGGTCATGAAAACCATAATGGCTGCCGAGCAGGTGGGGGTTGACCAAATTGTTTTAGCCGGGGGCGTAGCGGCTAATTCATCACTGCAGACCGAAATGACGGCCCGAACAACTGAACGGGGGTTCAAGCTTTTTTATCCGCCGGCTGTACTTTGTACCGACAATGCGGCGATGATTGCCTGCAGGGCGTATTATCAGTATTTGGCCAAGGATTTTGCCGATTTACATCTTAATGCTGTTCCCTCACTCAAATTAGGCTGCAGATAA